The following are encoded together in the Lathyrus oleraceus cultivar Zhongwan6 chromosome 3, CAAS_Psat_ZW6_1.0, whole genome shotgun sequence genome:
- the LOC127131088 gene encoding uncharacterized protein LOC127131088, whose protein sequence is MDRNILDAASGGALVNKTPIVVKALIENMLLNSQQFTTRNNSMVQTKGVNDIQVSSSNKALETRIEELTSLVKQMVVSKPQIAKLCGMCTSTEHPTDTCPILQDDSVTQLPQAYAANFFNQSSNQRGYNIPDLSTNKYHPNWRNHPNLRYGNQQPTQQQLAIPLPQPQTTPQVSTYALSGLSLEDLVKQMAVNNLQFQQHTDSNIQTLQTQIGQLATLMNAMQQAQGSNQLPAQTVVNSKGPNANVKTEPSVVVETEKEKENEYVPPVPFPHRILKNKRTGDGDKEREILDVFRKVAVNIPLLDVIKQVPKYAKFLKDLCTSKKRLKGNERVNLGRNISALIQPKYSPEKATISSLNQAIPQKCKDPGTFAIPCTIGDSKFDNCMLDLGAGINVIPTSVYNNLDLGPLQHTSLIIQLENRSNARPIGVVEDVLVQPVSQKANLK, encoded by the exons ATGGATAGaaacattcttgatgctgctagtggtggagcacttgtcAATAAAACTCCAATTGTTGTTAAAGCCCTGATTGAGAACATGTTACTCAACTCCCAACAATTCACCACCAGAAATAATTCTATGGTCCAAACAAAAGGTGTGAATGACATTCAGGTTTCCTCTTCCAACAAGGCTTTAGAAACTAGAATTGAAGAGCTTACTTCTTTAGTGAAACAAATGGTAGTGAGTAAACCTCAAATAGCAAAGTTGTGTGGTATGTGTACTTCTACTGAACATCCAACTGACACATGTCCTATTCTTCAAGATGATTCAGTCACTCAGTTGCCTCAAGCATATGCAGCTAACTTTTTCAACCAAAGCAGCAATCAGAGAGGGTACAACATTCCTGACTTGTCTACCAACAAATAtcatcccaattggaggaaccatccaaaccttcgatatggaaaccaGCAGCCCACCCAACAACAATTAGCCATACCCCTGCCACAACCACAGACCACTCCCCAAGTCTCCACCTATGCACTTTCCGGACTTTCATTGGAggatcttgtcaaacaaatggctgtTAACAATCTCCAATTTCAGCAACATACAGATTCCAATATTCAAACTTTGCAGACACAGATTGGACAACTTGCCACTTTGAtgaatgccatgcagcaagcccaaggatcaaaccaacttcCTGCCCAAACAGTTGTGAATTCAAAAGGccctaatgctaatgtga AAACTGAACCCTCTGTTGTGGTAGaaactgaaaaagaaaaagagaatgaGTATGTGCCACCAGTTCCCTTCCCACACAGAATACTGAAAAATAAAAGGACTGGTGATGGAGacaaggagagagagattttagATGTGTTCAGAAAAGTGGCGGTAAACATTCCGCTTCTTGATGTTATTAAGCAGGTCCCAAAGTATGCAAAATTTCTAAAAGACTTGTGCACAAGTAAGAAAAGGTTGAAGGGTAATGAGAGAGTAAATTTGGGACGAAACATTTCAGCCCTTATCCAGCCTAAATATTCACCTGAAAAAGCTACTATTTCATCCCTCAATCAGGCCATACCCCAAAAGTGCAAGGATCCAGGAACTTTTGCTATTCCATGTACcattggggatagtaaattcgacaattgcatgcttgatttgggagcaGGCATTAATGTTATACCTACTTCTGTTTATAATAACCttgatcttggtcctttgcagcatacaAGTTTAATCATTCAACTGGAGAACAGAAGCAATGCTCGCCCTATTGGAGTAGTGGAAGATGTgcttgttcaa ccagttagccaaaaagccAACCTAAAATAA